A single Marinitoga aeolica DNA region contains:
- a CDS encoding ABC transporter permease subunit, translating to MANKKFLLVLPALVLIVFILIIPMVSMLKTSFYNSPFGENGSFVGIQNYIKVLNDSGMGIAVKISFIWASIISSIVIILGIIIAYILETKAKNKKILFFIIMLPWIIPSYMGVLIWRSLIYGYGTESIIKNLFHLNTNIFTDIFAGLGWGIFVSIWLELPIVVMVLISAYQEVPRELHLAAKIDGANSLNTLINITIPYIKPTIITWFLITFANHFKDFTVPFLLTAGGPPIFAGFTSHSIVGITTTMGVFNYFISNTQYDFGIISAYSVISAIFVMLIAFIFLTRRTLSLKKFLTFVIAIKILSYIFNPGIILLLTIGLYFILLKKRNLFGLVVILDFSMMILNISIKGFWGGFDFIPIISLMWLIFKEKTPVIPQTKVKMNLKTIKMVFKYLLLVLLITIIMLPVYNIVNISLSGTNNIAITLFPEKLTFENYNRIFSEIHIEHNLKNTIIIAFLTAIIVPIISYPLALFISKNNLGWVLPLLIFIDFLGGVHSIIALFMVFRKLHLLNSLFGLSLVYATHTLPMATFLIKGYLDKIPKEIEETALLDTTKLKSYFYILFPLSIPALLVSMLIGFMKGWNGFIPSLMLLNKDSLYPLSVKLYTLIGEPGTSYPRWDLFSASSILNIIFLGIIFIMIRRPLMNGVLKDRY from the coding sequence ATGGCAAATAAAAAATTTTTACTTGTATTGCCAGCTTTGGTGTTGATTGTATTTATATTAATAATTCCGATGGTATCAATGTTAAAAACATCATTTTATAATTCTCCTTTTGGAGAAAATGGATCTTTTGTGGGAATTCAAAATTATATAAAAGTTTTGAATGATTCTGGAATGGGTATTGCTGTTAAAATAAGTTTTATCTGGGCATCAATAATATCATCTATCGTAATAATTTTAGGAATAATAATAGCTTATATATTAGAAACTAAAGCGAAAAATAAAAAAATATTGTTTTTTATAATAATGTTGCCGTGGATAATTCCATCATATATGGGAGTTTTAATCTGGAGGTCTTTAATTTACGGTTATGGAACAGAGTCTATTATAAAAAATCTTTTTCATTTAAATACGAATATATTTACAGATATTTTTGCTGGTTTGGGGTGGGGTATTTTTGTTAGTATTTGGCTTGAATTGCCAATAGTTGTCATGGTGTTAATATCAGCATATCAAGAAGTACCACGAGAGCTACATCTTGCGGCGAAAATAGATGGTGCAAATTCTTTGAATACGTTAATAAATATAACTATACCATATATAAAACCTACGATAATAACGTGGTTTTTAATTACATTTGCGAATCATTTTAAGGATTTTACAGTTCCTTTCCTTTTAACTGCAGGTGGTCCTCCAATTTTTGCTGGTTTTACTTCACATAGCATTGTAGGAATAACAACAACAATGGGAGTTTTTAATTATTTTATTTCAAATACACAATATGATTTTGGTATTATTTCCGCATATAGTGTAATTTCAGCTATATTTGTTATGTTGATTGCATTTATCTTCCTAACCAGAAGAACATTATCATTGAAAAAGTTTTTAACCTTTGTTATTGCCATAAAAATTTTATCTTATATCTTTAATCCGGGAATTATTTTACTATTGACAATAGGATTATATTTTATTCTTTTGAAAAAAAGAAATTTATTTGGTTTAGTCGTTATTTTAGATTTTTCAATGATGATTTTAAATATAAGTATTAAAGGGTTTTGGGGAGGATTTGATTTTATTCCTATAATATCTTTAATGTGGCTGATCTTTAAAGAAAAAACGCCTGTAATTCCTCAAACAAAAGTTAAAATGAATTTGAAAACGATAAAAATGGTGTTTAAATACCTTTTATTAGTTCTCTTAATAACAATTATTATGCTTCCAGTGTATAATATAGTAAATATATCATTATCTGGAACAAATAATATAGCAATAACATTGTTTCCAGAAAAATTAACTTTTGAAAATTATAATAGAATATTTTCAGAGATTCATATTGAACATAATTTAAAAAATACAATAATTATAGCTTTTTTAACGGCGATTATTGTTCCTATAATATCCTATCCACTTGCTCTGTTTATATCTAAAAATAATTTAGGTTGGGTATTACCATTATTGATATTTATTGACTTTTTAGGAGGAGTTCATTCTATAATTGCTTTATTTATGGTATTTAGAAAATTACATTTATTGAATTCTTTATTTGGTCTTTCGCTTGTATATGCAACACACACATTACCAATGGCAACATTTTTAATAAAAGGATATCTGGATAAAATACCTAAAGAGATAGAAGAAACAGCGTTATTGGATACCACAAAATTAAAATCGTATTTTTATATTTTATTTCCATTATCTATACCCGCTTTACTTGTATCCATGTTAATAGGATTTATGAAAGGATGGAATGGATTTATTCCTTCTTTGATGCTATTAAACAAAGATTCTTTATATCCGCTTTCAGTAAAATTATATACGCTTATTGGAGAACCAGGAACATCTTATCCAAGATGGGATTTATTTTCAGCATCATCAATATTGAATATAATTTTTCTTGGAATTATTTTCATAATGATTAGAAGACCTTTGATGAATGGAGTTTTAAAAGATAGATATTGA
- a CDS encoding sugar ABC transporter substrate-binding protein — protein sequence MNRYIVLILFLLSMMSSIFSNSITLWFEYEGLKQMKEIAKEFEKETGITVNIIQQKRISDKLFTTVRGNGDIPDVILVKNDEIGKLKEANLIENVDDVKSDIENKVLSNSFEAFKVDNRVIDKETGNFIKEAHYYGVPFYFDTQVLYYHDKVFYDYGFPLYEGLTFEDLLFASYVVEDKSKGKIMGLAWGANSPYWFPPFQWAFGKKELMENGRIIINDDETYNAIDFIFKNIAGNSAHLVERQGLISGFKSGKIAAMFFGTFMIPDFIKSGIEFKILPLPYIEEAGNYMTPILDYKGFSIIKGRKTKEVKRFIDFVLSKDSQVEFCENLYKFPINKEAFDKLKEKDEYFKVAYESARIGKIMPTSAYFKSKYWQGVRTMMTLILNQKEGYDGEIVEKAQEFMDGK from the coding sequence ATGAATAGATATATAGTTTTAATTTTATTTTTACTATCTATGATGTCGAGTATTTTTTCAAATTCCATTACGCTGTGGTTTGAATATGAAGGGCTGAAACAAATGAAAGAAATAGCTAAAGAATTTGAAAAAGAAACAGGGATTACCGTTAATATTATACAACAAAAAAGGATTTCTGATAAGCTTTTTACAACAGTTAGAGGAAATGGCGATATTCCAGATGTTATTTTGGTGAAAAATGATGAAATTGGAAAATTAAAAGAAGCCAATTTAATTGAAAATGTCGATGATGTAAAAAGTGATATTGAAAATAAAGTTTTAAGTAATTCATTCGAAGCTTTTAAGGTTGATAATCGGGTAATTGATAAAGAAACTGGTAATTTTATTAAAGAGGCTCATTATTATGGTGTTCCATTTTATTTTGATACACAAGTTTTATATTACCATGACAAAGTTTTTTACGATTACGGTTTTCCACTATATGAGGGATTAACCTTTGAAGATTTATTGTTTGCCAGTTATGTAGTAGAGGATAAAAGTAAAGGAAAAATAATGGGATTAGCCTGGGGTGCAAATTCGCCATATTGGTTTCCACCATTTCAATGGGCTTTTGGGAAAAAAGAATTAATGGAAAATGGTAGAATAATAATAAATGATGATGAAACGTATAATGCGATAGATTTTATATTTAAGAATATTGCAGGCAATAGTGCTCATTTAGTGGAAAGACAGGGATTAATTTCTGGATTTAAAAGTGGAAAAATTGCAGCTATGTTTTTTGGTACATTTATGATTCCCGATTTTATTAAATCTGGCATTGAATTTAAAATTTTGCCATTACCATATATCGAAGAAGCGGGAAATTATATGACGCCTATTCTTGATTATAAAGGATTTAGTATAATTAAAGGAAGAAAAACAAAGGAAGTAAAAAGATTTATAGATTTTGTTCTTAGTAAAGATTCCCAAGTAGAATTTTGTGAGAATTTATATAAATTTCCTATAAATAAAGAAGCATTTGATAAATTAAAAGAAAAAGATGAATATTTCAAAGTTGCTTATGAATCAGCAAGAATAGGTAAAATAATGCCAACATCAGCCTATTTTAAATCAAAGTATTGGCAAGGTGTAAGAACTATGATGACATTAATTTTGAATCAAAAAGAAGGGTATGATGGAGAAATTGTAGAAAAAGCACAGGAGTTTATGGATGGCAAATAA
- a CDS encoding nucleotidyltransferase family protein: MKILGVILAAGLSKRFKGNKMLFSYNGKPILQWTIDLLNSFNFDKLIIVNEKWEEYKDNFYLYDFKIIENKEYKNGISSSVKVAIKYALSHGYDNVLIFLGDMPLIPKKIIEKILNIQTQKPIIAPYYNEKKGFPTYIKKELFEEILKLEGDAGIKQIIKKHPNIVEKIIVDSPEVTVDFDYKP; the protein is encoded by the coding sequence ATGAAAATATTAGGCGTTATTTTAGCTGCTGGACTTTCTAAGAGATTTAAAGGAAATAAAATGCTTTTTAGTTATAATGGAAAACCTATTTTACAATGGACAATAGATTTATTAAATTCTTTTAATTTTGATAAATTAATAATTGTAAACGAGAAATGGGAAGAATATAAAGATAATTTTTATCTATATGATTTTAAAATAATAGAAAATAAAGAATATAAAAATGGAATATCTTCTTCTGTTAAAGTTGCTATAAAATATGCTTTATCTCATGGTTATGATAATGTGCTAATATTCCTTGGTGATATGCCTTTAATACCCAAAAAAATAATAGAAAAAATATTAAATATTCAAACGCAAAAACCTATTATTGCACCTTATTACAATGAAAAAAAGGGATTTCCTACGTATATAAAAAAAGAATTATTTGAAGAAATATTAAAATTAGAAGGTGATGCAGGCATAAAACAAATCATAAAAAAACATCCCAATATCGTTGAAAAAATAATAGTAGATTCACCAGAAGTAACTGTAGATTTCGATTATAAACCTTAA
- a CDS encoding VIT1/CCC1 transporter family protein: MDENIKNQLIAFQKNEITEYHVYKKLAKRIKGKNGKVLEEISKDEFKHYNIMKKYTEKDVQPNNFLVFWYVLLSYIFGLTFALNAMEKGEEKAQANYEEIKNYVPEFEEIIKDENEHEKKLLGLIDEEKINYISSMVLGLNDALVELTGTLAGLTFAFQNSRLVALSGLITGIAASFSMAASEYLSQRAEKNATNPLKASIYTGIAYIITVVLLVVPYFIFSNPMISLIFTIINAIIVIIFFSFFVSVVQEKTFKHYFFEMLTISFGVMIISFVIGLIARQFFHIEI, translated from the coding sequence ATGGATGAAAATATTAAAAACCAATTAATAGCTTTTCAAAAAAATGAAATAACAGAATATCATGTGTATAAAAAACTCGCAAAAAGGATAAAAGGGAAAAACGGTAAAGTTTTAGAAGAAATTTCCAAAGATGAATTTAAACACTATAATATTATGAAAAAATACACCGAAAAAGATGTTCAACCAAACAATTTTTTAGTATTCTGGTATGTATTGCTATCATATATATTCGGATTAACATTCGCATTAAACGCAATGGAAAAAGGAGAAGAAAAAGCTCAAGCAAACTATGAAGAAATTAAAAACTACGTTCCGGAATTTGAAGAAATTATAAAAGATGAAAATGAACATGAAAAGAAATTATTGGGATTAATTGATGAAGAAAAAATAAATTATATTAGTTCAATGGTTTTAGGTTTAAATGATGCATTAGTTGAATTAACAGGCACATTAGCTGGTTTAACTTTTGCATTCCAAAATTCAAGACTTGTTGCATTATCGGGATTAATCACAGGAATTGCCGCTTCATTTTCAATGGCAGCTTCTGAATATTTGTCCCAACGTGCAGAAAAAAATGCCACTAATCCATTAAAAGCTTCTATTTATACAGGAATTGCATATATCATAACTGTTGTACTACTTGTAGTACCATATTTTATATTTTCTAACCCTATGATTTCATTAATATTTACTATAATCAATGCAATTATTGTAATTATCTTTTTCTCATTCTTTGTCTCTGTGGTCCAAGAAAAAACTTTCAAACATTATTTCTTTGAAATGCTTACAATTAGTTTTGGAGTTATGATCATTTCCTTTGTCATTGGTCTTATAGCCAGACAATTTTTCCATATTGAAATATAA
- the hpf gene encoding ribosome hibernation-promoting factor, HPF/YfiA family, with translation MDYKLYTKNIELTKALEDYLEKRMEKIDRVFKKHDDLLMNTDIRITKEKETFKVEATSHLKVKGTILKVEERGTDLYEVIDKVSDAYERKLKKFKEKLQDHDAPNPLKEINTDVIEEEDVLNKIAKRKRYDLNMYSLEEAIMQLELLGHEFFVFRNSDSEEVNVVYKRKDGSIGLIELIG, from the coding sequence ATGGATTACAAGTTATATACAAAAAACATTGAACTAACAAAGGCGTTAGAAGATTATTTAGAAAAAAGGATGGAAAAAATTGATAGAGTTTTTAAGAAACATGATGATTTATTAATGAACACTGATATTAGAATTACAAAAGAAAAAGAAACATTTAAAGTTGAAGCTACATCACATTTAAAGGTAAAAGGTACTATTTTAAAGGTAGAAGAAAGAGGAACAGACCTCTATGAGGTTATAGATAAAGTTTCTGATGCCTATGAAAGAAAATTGAAAAAATTTAAAGAAAAACTTCAAGACCATGATGCTCCAAATCCACTAAAAGAAATTAACACTGATGTTATTGAAGAGGAGGATGTTTTAAACAAGATAGCAAAGAGAAAACGTTATGATTTAAATATGTACTCTTTGGAAGAAGCAATTATGCAATTAGAACTTTTGGGACATGAATTCTTTGTATTTAGAAATTCAGATTCTGAAGAGGTTAATGTGGTTTATAAGAGAAAAGATGGAAGCATTGGTTTAATAGAATTAATAGGTTAA
- a CDS encoding RNA polymerase beta'' subunit family protein: MKKKNLILLTFIIILLIPTIYVIKKSSVKNFYKFKNFVNSSYMFKDKNGNVYVGFRNNKLFSFSKHLKKNWEKTFNSNILSFFALDDELILTTNDSNLYVLDLNGNILKKKNFNYDVLILKGKISNNKFLVIYKENRFFRVGELDIDEDNISITEISLYMESIVNGYEHLKIYPINKTDFFYFKKEDKKISQIFITYDEDNIPYIKKIVPIKIFYIKDKKYAKYGFPTYKNKKIFFSVDEYYYIHNIENGSENIIDLKKYYTFKDYIPKVNSNIVTTDDKSYFTSNFGDLFEIDNKTLNTEKYKINAFGDHSIIKTFNDKLYILSGNNFIIFDTISKEFKLKKFGENYNNFVVIDENNVILLNNNKISKLLLL; the protein is encoded by the coding sequence ATGAAGAAAAAAAATTTGATTTTGTTGACATTTATAATTATATTATTAATTCCTACTATATATGTGATAAAAAAATCTTCTGTTAAAAATTTCTATAAATTCAAAAACTTTGTTAATTCTTCCTATATGTTTAAAGATAAAAATGGAAATGTTTATGTTGGCTTTCGAAATAATAAATTATTTTCATTTTCTAAACATCTTAAAAAAAATTGGGAAAAAACTTTTAATTCTAATATTTTAAGTTTTTTTGCATTAGATGATGAACTTATCCTTACTACTAACGATTCTAATTTATATGTTTTAGATTTAAATGGAAATATTTTAAAAAAGAAAAATTTTAATTATGATGTTTTAATTTTAAAAGGAAAAATAAGTAATAATAAATTTCTTGTAATATATAAAGAAAACAGATTTTTCAGAGTAGGCGAATTAGATATCGATGAAGATAATATATCTATAACTGAAATTTCTCTATATATGGAAAGTATCGTTAATGGCTATGAACACTTAAAAATATATCCTATAAATAAAACTGATTTTTTTTACTTTAAAAAAGAAGATAAAAAAATTTCACAGATTTTTATTACTTATGATGAAGATAATATCCCATATATTAAAAAAATTGTTCCTATTAAAATCTTTTATATAAAAGATAAAAAATATGCAAAATATGGATTTCCAACTTATAAAAACAAAAAAATTTTTTTCAGTGTTGATGAATACTATTATATTCATAATATAGAAAACGGTTCAGAAAATATTATTGATTTGAAAAAATACTATACATTTAAAGATTATATTCCAAAGGTTAATTCTAATATCGTTACAACAGATGACAAATCATATTTTACATCAAATTTTGGGGATTTGTTTGAGATTGATAATAAAACCCTTAATACAGAAAAATATAAAATAAATGCATTTGGAGACCATAGTATAATAAAAACATTTAATGATAAACTATATATATTGTCTGGCAATAATTTCATAATTTTTGATACAATCTCAAAAGAATTTAAATTAAAAAAATTTGGAGAAAACTATAATAATTTTGTTGTAATAGATGAAAATAATGTCATATTATTAAATAATAATAAAATTTCAAAACTTCTTTTATTATAG
- a CDS encoding ABC transporter permease, whose amino-acid sequence MAENKEVKKQENQDVFEKQFLSTPQLVWRALKRHKFGLISMWVLIILYLFALFADFLSPMDYKVQHIKYKFAPPMKVFWKDETGKNIGPHVYLYKRVKDPVTFQSTFKPATYFENFKVYDDLNFDTEKETVLKLGEYNPDFESTVTNYQFVLNYKTIAVTNDGKEYKILSETKTEPLVTFEELGIKNKILKRNEEGFLPVDQIPLLKGKDVLLSVEDRGISKTYYFEENYKTKGNLSKLNLKPEDVKEFREYVSLDSIEVETEDDFYEYFPENVEGVNLKKFNIKFFTKGWEYKWLGFIPGNLHLFGVEKSKLPFLAEDYSSKDGIIYLWGADKFGRDMISRLVFGSRVSLTIGLLGIAITFSIGLMLGGTAGYFGGWIDEVLMRFTEILMSIPSFYLLVSLSAILPSGMSPSVKYILIIVILSFIGWPGMTRVIRGMTLGLKETEFIQAAVALGYPSRRIIWKHLLPNTATYVIVSATLSIPSYILGEAGLSFLGLGIREPSASWGLMLSQAQNITALTNYPWLLLPGLFIFITVLAFNLFGDAIRDALDPRALGH is encoded by the coding sequence ATGGCTGAGAATAAAGAAGTTAAGAAACAGGAAAATCAAGATGTTTTCGAGAAACAATTTTTATCTACCCCTCAACTTGTATGGAGAGCTTTGAAAAGGCATAAATTTGGTTTAATATCAATGTGGGTTTTGATAATATTATATTTATTTGCATTGTTTGCAGATTTTTTATCACCAATGGATTACAAAGTTCAACATATAAAATATAAATTTGCACCACCAATGAAAGTATTCTGGAAAGATGAAACAGGAAAAAATATTGGTCCACATGTTTATTTATATAAGAGAGTAAAAGATCCAGTGACTTTTCAGAGTACATTTAAACCTGCAACATATTTTGAAAACTTTAAAGTATACGATGATTTGAATTTTGATACAGAAAAGGAAACAGTATTAAAACTGGGAGAGTATAATCCAGATTTTGAATCTACCGTAACTAATTATCAATTTGTATTGAATTATAAAACAATTGCAGTAACAAATGATGGAAAAGAATATAAAATATTATCAGAAACCAAAACAGAACCATTAGTAACTTTTGAAGAATTAGGGATAAAAAATAAGATATTAAAAAGAAATGAAGAAGGTTTTTTACCTGTTGATCAAATACCTTTGTTAAAAGGTAAAGATGTTCTTTTAAGTGTTGAAGATAGAGGGATTTCAAAAACATATTATTTTGAAGAAAATTATAAAACGAAGGGTAATTTGTCGAAGTTAAATTTGAAGCCAGAGGATGTAAAAGAATTTAGAGAATATGTTTCTCTTGATTCCATTGAAGTTGAAACAGAAGATGATTTTTATGAATATTTTCCGGAAAATGTTGAAGGAGTTAATTTAAAGAAGTTTAACATTAAATTCTTTACAAAGGGTTGGGAATATAAATGGCTAGGTTTTATTCCTGGAAATTTACATTTGTTTGGTGTTGAAAAGAGCAAATTGCCATTTTTAGCAGAAGATTATTCCTCGAAGGATGGAATTATATACTTATGGGGTGCTGATAAATTTGGTAGAGATATGATCAGCAGGCTGGTATTTGGAAGTAGAGTTTCTTTAACAATAGGGTTATTGGGTATTGCAATAACATTTTCAATAGGCTTGATGTTAGGTGGAACTGCTGGATATTTTGGCGGATGGATTGATGAGGTTTTAATGAGGTTTACAGAAATATTGATGTCAATACCAAGTTTCTATTTGCTTGTTTCTTTGAGTGCTATTTTACCATCGGGTATGTCACCATCTGTAAAATATATTTTGATTATTGTAATCCTTTCATTCATTGGTTGGCCAGGTATGACAAGGGTTATTAGAGGTATGACATTGGGTTTAAAAGAAACAGAATTTATTCAGGCAGCTGTTGCATTAGGATATCCTTCAAGAAGGATTATATGGAAACATTTATTACCAAATACTGCAACTTATGTTATAGTTTCAGCGACATTGTCAATACCAAGTTATATTCTTGGTGAAGCTGGGTTGAGTTTCCTTGGATTGGGTATTAGAGAACCTTCAGCTAGTTGGGGATTAATGTTGTCACAAGCTCAAAATATTACTGCTTTAACTAATTATCCATGGTTATTATTACCAGGTTTGTTTATATTTATTACTGTTCTTGCATTTAACTTATTTGGTGATGCTATAAGAGATGCTTTAGATCCAAGAGCATTAGGACATTAA
- a CDS encoding ABC transporter permease: MLKYILRRIILAIPVLLGVSIVSFMIISLAPGDFLDSYRLNPAVSADQVKNLEKRFGLDKSPVVQYFIWLKNILKGDWGDSFTYQIPVWDLIWRRVGATLLLSITTFIFTWGIGIPLGIYAALHQYSLGDQIVGVIGFIGLSIPNFFFALLFLFFAAKTGGKIFPVGGYISLGYDTFPAWKKFLDILWHVLGPMITLGTSGLAGTMRVMRGQLLDELKQDYVEFARAKGMPENVVIYKHALRNAINPIITALGFSISGLLGGAVLTENVFGWPGMGQLIIEALLQQDIFVIMADIMLASVLLVVGNLIADILLAAVDPRVRLRLG; the protein is encoded by the coding sequence ATGCTAAAGTATATCCTTAGGAGAATTATTTTGGCCATACCTGTATTGCTTGGTGTGTCAATAGTATCTTTTATGATAATATCATTAGCACCAGGTGATTTTTTGGATTCTTATAGACTTAATCCGGCAGTAAGTGCCGATCAGGTTAAGAATTTAGAAAAAAGGTTTGGGCTTGATAAATCACCAGTTGTTCAATATTTTATATGGCTAAAAAATATATTGAAAGGTGACTGGGGAGATTCATTTACATATCAAATTCCTGTTTGGGATTTAATATGGAGAAGAGTTGGAGCAACTTTATTATTAAGTATAACTACATTCATTTTTACCTGGGGGATAGGTATCCCGCTGGGTATATATGCAGCATTGCATCAATATAGTTTAGGAGATCAGATTGTTGGTGTTATAGGATTTATAGGATTGTCAATACCAAATTTCTTTTTTGCCTTATTGTTTTTGTTTTTTGCGGCAAAAACCGGTGGAAAGATTTTTCCAGTTGGTGGTTATATTTCATTAGGATATGATACATTTCCTGCATGGAAAAAGTTTTTAGATATATTATGGCATGTTCTTGGACCTATGATTACTTTGGGAACTTCTGGTCTTGCAGGAACAATGAGGGTTATGAGAGGACAATTGCTTGATGAATTGAAACAGGATTATGTTGAATTTGCAAGAGCTAAAGGTATGCCAGAAAATGTTGTTATTTATAAACACGCATTGAGAAATGCAATTAATCCTATTATTACAGCCTTAGGTTTTTCAATTTCAGGACTTTTGGGCGGAGCGGTTTTAACAGAAAATGTATTTGGATGGCCAGGAATGGGTCAATTAATTATAGAAGCATTGTTGCAGCAGGATATTTTCGTTATAATGGCTGATATTATGTTAGCTTCTGTATTATTGGTTGTTGGTAACTTAATTGCTGATATATTACTTGCAGCTGTTGATCCAAGAGTTCGTTTGAGATTAGGATAA